The Dehalococcoidia bacterium DNA window CCCTACCCTGGACGGTTTGGCCTACCTGGACCGTTTCGGACGCCAGGGAGAGCGGGGCATCATCGCTGTGCTGCACCAGGTTAGTGAGCCGGGGGATGTGCTGGTGGAGGCGGTAGGGGATGCGTATACGGAGTACGGCTTCATTGCGGCGGCCACGGGCATCCCCACCCTCTTAAACTGGCCGGGGCACCAGGTGCAGTGGCGGCGCACGCCCACAGTGATGGACGGGCGCGCCGAGGCGGTACAAACCATCTATACCACCTCCTCCGAGGAGGACCTGCGCTCCTTGCTGGAGAAATACCGCGTCACCTATGTGGTGGTGGGCCCTCGGGAACGGAGGAAGTATGGGCAGGTGAACGAGGCCCTCCTGGAGAGGGTTCTGCACAAGGTGCTGGAGATGGACGGCTACGCCCTGTATAGACGGAGGTGAGGATGCTCCCCCAGGAGGTGGGCGGCACCCTGGAAGCCCCTGCTCCCGCTTCCACGCCCCGTTGGACGCTCCCCCTAGCGTGGGAGGTGGTGCTTCCCCTGGGGCTGATGGGCATCGCTCTGGTGATGCGCCTATGGGACCTGGGGAGCCGCGCCCTCCACCACGACGAGAGCCTGCACGCCGTCTACAGTTGGTATCTGGCAACGGGGAAGGGCTACCGCCACGACCCCATGATGCACGGCCCCTTCCAGTTCCACGCCAACGCCCTGCTCTTCTTCCTGTTCGGGGACAGCGACTTCACGGCGCGCTTGCTGTATGCCCTGTTTGGGACGGCTTTGGTGGGCCTGCCCTGGCTGCTGCGCCCCCAGTTAGGGACGGCCGGTGCCCTCTGCGCCAGCGCTTTCCTGGCCTTCTCGCCCACCCTTTTGTATTTCAGCCGTTTCGCCCGCAACGACATTCTCATGGCGGTGTGGGCGGTGCTCCTCATCTGGTGCACCTGGCGCTACTTGGAAAGCCCCCGCCCCGGGTATCTCTATGCCCTGGTAGCGGTTCTGGCCCTGGCCTTTGCAACCCACGAGACGGCGTATTACTTGACCCTGCTGACGGTGGGGTTTTTGAGTGTGGTGGGGTGGCGCGACCTGTGGGACTGGCTCCGGGCGCGCAAGGGGTTCGCCCAGTTCGGCCCAGCGGGGAGCCTGCTCTTGGTGCTGGTGACCGTCACCCTTCCCCTATGGACACCCCTTGTAGCGCTGTTGCCGGGGCTGGCGCCCACCCTGGCCAACCCCGACCCTGCCATGGGTGCGGTGGGTCTGCCCCGGGGAGCGGGATGGTATGTGGCCATCGTCTTGCTGGCTACGGGCTTCGGGGTGGGGGTAGCACTGGGCCTGTGGTGGAACCCCCGGCGCTGGCTGGTGTGCGCCGTCATCTTCTACGCCATCTGGCTCACCTTCTTCACCACCGTGTTCACCAACCCCTTCGGCGTGTTCACAGGGGCGTGGCAATCCCTGGGGTACTGGATGGCCCAGCAGGAGGTGGCCCGCGGCGGCCAGCCCTGGTATTACTACTTCGTGGTGGGGTGGACCTATGAGTTCCTCCCCTTCCTGCTGGCCCTGCTAGGCCTCGCAACCGCCTGGCGTGCCCCCCTGTTTATCCGCTTCTTGGCCTACTGGCTGGTCGGCTCCTTCATCCTGTACACCTGGACCTCCGAGAAGATGCCTTGGATTATGGTGAACATGGCGTTCCCCATGGCGTTGTTGGGCGGGTATGTGGTAGGGCGATGGGTGGAGGCGGTGCCGTGGCGGCGGGCGTGGGAGAGGGGGGCCATCCTGGCCATCCCCCTGGTGCCTGTGGCCCTGATGGTGGGCTACCGCGTGGTGTTCCTATCGCCGCCCGAGGGGGCGCTAGGGCCCCTCTGGGTGCTGGTGTGGGTGGGGGTGTGGGTGGCCGTGGGAGGGTTGGCGATGGCCTTCGCGACCCGCGTCGGGTGGAGGGCGGGCGGAGCGCTCTTGGGCATGGGCCTGGTGGGGATGCTGGGCCTGCTGACCCTGGCCGCCGGCTGGCGCGCCACCTATCGCAACGGCGACGTGCCCTATGATCTGCTGGTGTATACCCAGACCGCCCCCGACATCCCCCGCATCGCCCAAGATATTGAGCACATCGCCCACGCCACCGGCCAGAAGGAGAACATGAAGATCCTGGTGGATGGGGCCGATGGGTTTGCCTGGCCGTGGGTGTGGTATTTGCGCCGTTTTCCCGAGGCGGGGTACCCTGATATGACCTTCTCCCCCCTGCGGGCACCCGTGGATGCCCATGTGGTGCTGGTCAACGCTGTGAACATCGCCCCGGCCCGCGCCGCCCTGGGAAGCGACTTTGTGGAGGCCCGCCGCTACATCCACCGCTGGTGGCACCCGGAGACCTATCGCCTCGCCAGCCCGCGGGTGTTTTGGGAGGGCCTGCGCGACCGCAAGGTGTGGCGGAGGGCATTAGACTACTGGCTCTATCGCAAGATGGGCACCCCCCTGGGGCACATAGATGCCTACCTGTTTTACCGCGCCGACCTGCTGAAAGCTGTGCCCTAGCTTTGTCTGCTATACTTGGTGCAGGAGGCGTGCGTGGTGGCGGTCACTCTGGCCGAAAGCCTGGAGGCCTTGCTGGCCGAGGCGCGCAGTTACCTTCCCCCGGAGGCTGTGGAGCGGGTGGAGGGGGCCTATGCCTTCGCCGCCCAGTGCCACGCCCATCAGAAGCGGGCCTCGGGGGAGCCGTTCATTATCCATCCCTTGCGGACCGCACTGCACTTGGCCCGTTTACACCTGGATGCCGACACGCTGGTCGCCGCCCTTTTGCACGATGTGGTGGAGGACTGCGGCGTCCCCTTGGAGGACCTGGCCCAGCGCTTCGGAGAGACGGTGGCTCGCCTGGTGGACGGGGTGACCAAACTGGCCGTGTTCGACCAGGTGAAGGGGAACACGCGCACCGACGAGAGCCACAAGCAGGCCGAGAACATTCGCAAAATGCTGGTCGCTATGGCCCGGGACCTGCGGGTGGTGCTCATCAAACTGGCCGACCGCCTGCACAATATGGAGACCCTGGACGCCCTTTCTCCCGACCGCCAGAAAGCCATCGCCAAAGAGACCATGGACATCTACGTGCCCCTGGCGCACCGCCTGGGCATTTGGGATATCAAGTGGCGTCTGGAGGACTTGGCCTTCCGTTACCTGTACCCCGAGGACTACCGCCAAACCGCCCAGATGGTGGCGGCTCGGCGCGCGGAGCGGGAGGCCTTCATCACCTGGGCGTGCGACACCCTGCAGAAGGAACTGCTCAAATACCGTATTATGGCACGGGTCTACGGACGCCCCAAGCACCTCTATAGCATCTGGCAGAAGGCCCATAAGTACGCCGCCCAGGGTAAAGACCCCTCCCAGATTTACGACTTGTACGCCGTGCGCATCATCGTCCCCACCAAGAGCGACTGCTACCGGGCTTTGGAGGTGGTGCACAACCTGTGGCCCCCCGTGCCGGGGCAGTTTGACGATTACATCGGCCGTCCCAAGCCCAACGGCTACCAAGCCCTCCATACGGCGGTCATTCCTCCGGGGTCGTTCCCCCTCGAGGTGCAAATCCGCAGTGAGGAGATGCACGAGGCGGCGGAATATGGTGTGGCCGCCCACGTGCGCTATAAGGAAGGGAACGGGGGAGGGCCCCACTTCCAACGGCGCATGGCCTGGCTCCACCAACTGCTGGAGTGGGGGCGCTCCCTGCAGCAGGCCGAAGAGTTCGTGGACACGGTCAAGACGGACATCCTGTCGGACCAGGTGTTCGTGTTTACGCCCAAGGGGGATGTGAAGGAACTGCCCAAAGGCTCTACGCCCATTGACTTCGCCTACTTGGTGCACACAGAACTGGGGCACCGCTGCATTGGGGCCAAGGTCAACGGCAAGATGGTGCCCCTTAACTACAAACTGCAGACAGGCGACACGGTGGAGATTCTCGCCTCTAAGACGGCGCGGGGGCCCAGCCTGGACTGGCTGGACCCCGACTACACCGCCAGCGCCCAGGCGCGCCAGAAGATACGCCAGTGGTTCCGCCGCCAGGAGCGCCCCGCCAACATCCAGCGCGGCAAAGAGGTTCTGGAGCGGGAACTGAAGCGCCTGGGCATGCACGGACGCCTCAAAGAGGAGGATCTGAAGAAACTGGCCTCCGAGGAGTTCGGGATCGCCGACGTGGAGGACTTCTATCTGGCCCTAGGCACCGGTGCCATTACGG harbors:
- a CDS encoding TIGR03663 family protein is translated as MLPQEVGGTLEAPAPASTPRWTLPLAWEVVLPLGLMGIALVMRLWDLGSRALHHDESLHAVYSWYLATGKGYRHDPMMHGPFQFHANALLFFLFGDSDFTARLLYALFGTALVGLPWLLRPQLGTAGALCASAFLAFSPTLLYFSRFARNDILMAVWAVLLIWCTWRYLESPRPGYLYALVAVLALAFATHETAYYLTLLTVGFLSVVGWRDLWDWLRARKGFAQFGPAGSLLLVLVTVTLPLWTPLVALLPGLAPTLANPDPAMGAVGLPRGAGWYVAIVLLATGFGVGVALGLWWNPRRWLVCAVIFYAIWLTFFTTVFTNPFGVFTGAWQSLGYWMAQQEVARGGQPWYYYFVVGWTYEFLPFLLALLGLATAWRAPLFIRFLAYWLVGSFILYTWTSEKMPWIMVNMAFPMALLGGYVVGRWVEAVPWRRAWERGAILAIPLVPVALMVGYRVVFLSPPEGALGPLWVLVWVGVWVAVGGLAMAFATRVGWRAGGALLGMGLVGMLGLLTLAAGWRATYRNGDVPYDLLVYTQTAPDIPRIAQDIEHIAHATGQKENMKILVDGADGFAWPWVWYLRRFPEAGYPDMTFSPLRAPVDAHVVLVNAVNIAPARAALGSDFVEARRYIHRWWHPETYRLASPRVFWEGLRDRKVWRRALDYWLYRKMGTPLGHIDAYLFYRADLLKAVP
- a CDS encoding bifunctional (p)ppGpp synthetase/guanosine-3',5'-bis(diphosphate) 3'-pyrophosphohydrolase, which produces MVAVTLAESLEALLAEARSYLPPEAVERVEGAYAFAAQCHAHQKRASGEPFIIHPLRTALHLARLHLDADTLVAALLHDVVEDCGVPLEDLAQRFGETVARLVDGVTKLAVFDQVKGNTRTDESHKQAENIRKMLVAMARDLRVVLIKLADRLHNMETLDALSPDRQKAIAKETMDIYVPLAHRLGIWDIKWRLEDLAFRYLYPEDYRQTAQMVAARRAEREAFITWACDTLQKELLKYRIMARVYGRPKHLYSIWQKAHKYAAQGKDPSQIYDLYAVRIIVPTKSDCYRALEVVHNLWPPVPGQFDDYIGRPKPNGYQALHTAVIPPGSFPLEVQIRSEEMHEAAEYGVAAHVRYKEGNGGGPHFQRRMAWLHQLLEWGRSLQQAEEFVDTVKTDILSDQVFVFTPKGDVKELPKGSTPIDFAYLVHTELGHRCIGAKVNGKMVPLNYKLQTGDTVEILASKTARGPSLDWLDPDYTASAQARQKIRQWFRRQERPANIQRGKEVLERELKRLGMHGRLKEEDLKKLASEEFGIADVEDFYLALGTGAITAAALVARLSAQSLKPAPQTQLPLPSIGPASGIQVLGVGDLLVRMAPCCSPVPGDPIVGFVTRSRGVTIHRQNCSNLTHEDERERLLPVTWGQTQELYPVRVRITFIDRVGLLKDITTLIAEEGVNIASMVTREFGDGRGAMAMTLHIRDAEQLARLFGKIEGVRGVLTVSRVSNALGAGRARPRRGEEASP